The genomic segment TGGGTGGTAGTAAAGCAGATTCTCGGGCTTGAGGTCTCGGTGTGTGATGCCCAGCGCATGCAGATATCGGACACCGTCCAGCACCATCTGCAGCACCCGTGTGGCATCACGCTCAGTGAAAGAACCCTTGGCGATGATGCGATCAAAGAGCTCTCCACCAGTGGCCAGCTCCATCACCATGTACACACGCTCCTGCGTCTCAAACACCTCCACCAGCTGGATGATGTTGGCATGACGCACCCGGCGCAGCACACGCAGCTCTGACTCACATACCTCTCGCCCTTCCCGATACTTGGTCTCAATCATCTTGATGGCATACGGCTGCCGGGTTGCACGGTGCTCCACGCGTACTACCCGGCTGAAGCTGCCTCGGCCAATCAGGGCTTTGATGTCGTACTTGGCTGTCACACGTGGGTCAAACTTAGCCCTATACTTAGCCACCCTGGCCCTGCGTGGTGGTTCTGAGGGAGGCTCTGTGTGGCCGGCAGTGGGGGCACCAGGGCAGGGGTTTGCACACTGACTGGCTGCTGGGAACCCAGCTTTGAGAGCACCAACACTGTCCACCTCTGTGATGAAGTGCTTGTACACATCACTCTTAGTGCCACTGAAGGGCTCCACCTTCTTGACGAGATCCAGCTGGACATCCTTTGGCGGCTCAGGAAGGACCTTGCTTGTCCCACAGCCCATCACGGACACGGGGGCATCCTCTCCAACGAGGCTGGCAGGACCTGCTCTGCAGGCAGTGCCCCGTCTACACCTACGCAGACAGAAGAAAGGGCAAGTCAACATAGCCAGAGATAGCTCTGAAAGGATAGCAGCCACCCTCCTCACTTATTCTCCCTTGCCCCTCAATAAATGTAGCCTGAAGACCTGACTCTAATATGGTTCCCTGGAAGGGAGGATGGTGTTGGCCCCTGAGTGCTCAGTGAAGGGTCCAGATGAAAGGTTGGGTCTGAGCTCCATGGTCTTGACTTATATCTCCCTGGATCTGATTCTCATGCTGCTTTCCAACACCAAATGAAGGGCAGGAACATGCATGGGGCTCAGCTAtcactgcccccaccctcctccctacTCTGTCTGGGCCCCTTATCCTAgttgaaattctgtttttttaaatgttaaaatcattCCTCTTATTACTCTGACTCATCTTTCCTGAAACGGGGGTGTGGAATGTTGGAAGCCGACTCTCCAACACTATCACCCAGCAGGGCTCAGAAAGCAGCTTCTCCAAGGTGTCCCTCATGGATATCTTTCCTCGCCCTCTAGCCTCCTGCAGGGGTTGATTCCTTCCTACAACTGCTGCCACCACTACCATCACTACCCTGGTTCTCTGCCCTAACCTTACTCTTTTCTAGATGGTTCTCATTACTTTGCTAATGCACCATCTTCACCTGGCAGATCTTGTTCCAGGGTCTTTCACTTCCCCAGTTCACCATACAATGCCACACAACCCAAGGCTGGCTGAAATCAAATCCTGTGAACTTAGGACTATAAACCTTAGCACGTTGCCACCAGGTAGCCACCAAACTATCTTGAGCTTCATTTAAGAGACAAAGGAGACCATGAACTCAGAAACGACACTAACAGTTTCATCTAGATGTGACTCAGGCTGTGGATCAGAGTACTCTGCTTCCTTGGGATGAGGATCCAAGAGCTTCTCCATTTGCTTCCCAGACAGAGATGTTGCAACCATTAACACCCTGTGGCTGGTAGGGCCTGGATAAGGTAAAGTGTTGAAGTAATGCTTTCCAGAAGTCACTTCTACCCTGGCCATCCTTCTCTATCTTGAGGGCCCCATGGGTGAAAGAAGAGGGATGAGAATTTCCTATTGATGATGCCATACAGAATTAGGAGTAAAATTATCAAATcagagcaaacatttattaaacattgtAAAGGAAAAAACCAGCTATTCCCCCTTTCTATGTAAGGAAATAAACAGTTCTTCCCTACTGTGTATTTTTCTTCACTCTGTGTGTCTCCTCTACCTTCACAGAGAACACTTCATTTTGACACCTCTGATCACATGTGTGGAGTCCCCACCCCAAGCAATTCTTGTAACACCAGCCAgatgtcctacaatttaactcaattctgacactgtctacccaAAGGTAgcgtcagatcccacaggttaagggctcaggcTCCCTAAGACTGCCCTCGCCCTTACACACACTTCAGGTACCAGTTACAAGTCTAGGTTATCACCTGTGTTTCTGACCAACCGATCACAGACAGGGGTCCCAACAACCTCCTCCTTGGGTTCAATCAATTTACTAGAGAGATTCACAGAACTCCCAGAAACACTTACTTACATTtacagtttattaaaggatatgataaaggatacaagTAAACATCCCgatggaagagatgcacaggGCAAGGCACGTGGGAAGGGGCATGGAGCTTCCATGCCCCCTCTGGGTGCACCACTCTCCCAGTACATCTACGTGTTCGCCAACTCAGAAGTTCCCCGAACACCCTACTattgggattttatggaggcttcatcatgtGGGCACAATCaatcattaactccattttcaactcttcttccttctcaagaGAATAGGAGGcagggctgaaaattccaagcttcttaTCATGGCATGAGTCTTTCTGGTGACTAGCTCCCATCTAGGAGTCACCTGGGGGCCCACtcaaagtcacctcattagaataAAAAACACTCCTATCACCCAAGAAATTTCAAGGGTTTCAGGAACCTGTATCAGGAACTagagtcaaagaccaaatattagaataaCTGATGCTCTTTATGCTCTTATCAGTtaagaaattacaagggtttcagaagccatgtgccaggaactgaggGCAGACacccatatatatttttgtttacctCACAAACATCTACTAGGTGCTAGGGATTCAGGAATGAGTAAGACATGGTCCTGTGTAGATTATATTTTAacacaaacagacacaaaagcaaaacctGGTCACTAAGGTCACAGTGCAAATGaagaaaacatcataaaaacagaTCATTTCAATATAGCATGTTAAGTGTTAAGCTTGAGAAACAACAGTAGACATAAGGAGAGACACAGGAGTtaaggaaagcttcctggaggaggtgaccccACAGTGAATTTCGAGTAAGGATGAGTCAGGTGAGGAAACGTGGGAATGGTGTTTCAGGCAGAGAGCACAATATACTCAAAGATTCAGAGCCCCAGAATAATACCCTGTGTCCGGGAATGGGCAGTTTGGTGGTATGAAGAcaggactgggggtggggtggcttcAAGTTCTTGAAGCAGCAGGAACCAGGTTGTGGAGAGCAGCACAAGGTAGGGTGAGGAACCAAGACCTTCCAGGGAGGTGACTGGAACTACCAAAGAGTTTACAAAGAGAGGCAATCAATCTGTGTTTAGAAAGAAGTGAACTGGAGGAGGGTCAAAGTAGATTAAAAGGGccagggaggagggtggtggcCCAGATAGCAGGGTGGAACGGAGGGGTGTCAGCAGAAGAATGGACAAGGACTAAAAGCTAGATATAAAGagtgaaaggaaggagagagggtgaCATGCTAGTCCTTTGCTTGGGCTCCTGGGCAAAACAGTCAGCAGCATACCAGGAGGGGCAGGTTTGGGAAATGGTGGGAAAAGATCAGTGTTGGGTGTGTTGCAGGGCACGTGCAACATCCATATGACATTCACTGTGGATCACTGGAAGTAGAATCTGACATTTGAAAAGAATCAGCGTCAGAGATTCCATGGCTAACCACGGGTGGTGCTTTGAGCTAAGGGGCGACGCctaacccacccccaccctcacccccggGAGAAGCCAGCAGGCCATCCCATCAAAGGCagcggagggagacacaggcaggTTTTGCTGTGGCAACTTGGGCATCACAGAGAACCCATAGAGGCCACCAGATTCCAGTGAGTCAAGGGCCTGCTTCTAAGGTGGTGATACTGCCCAATGTGGctaattctttcaaggaacaaGCTCATCACTGAAACATACCCAAGAGCTCGATTATCAATCAATCCATCAGATAAAGGAAGAATCTGGAGACCACAGATTAAgggctcagattttttttttttaattttttttttcaacatttatttatttttttgggacagagagagacagagcatgaatgggggaggggcagagagagagggagacacagaattggaaacaggctccaggctctgagccatcagcccagagcccgacgcggggctcgaactcacggaccgcgagatcatgacctggctgaagtcggaggcttaaccgactgcgccatccaggcgccccaagggctcAGATTTTAATCAACATGTGGATATGACTGTCAGTCGAATGAGGTATATCTTTCCTCACACGAGGGAAGATTCCTCCATCAACTCATCCACATTTGCTGCAATTCTCACCCAAATGTCGAGGAGATCCCACACAGTAGCTTAGGAAATCATGTTTAAACAAAGGCATTTAGAAACAAGCTTCTTTTTCACAGAGGCTAAAGATTAGAACCGTGGACAGGAATTCTGCAGATTCATCTCTTCTTTCAGGGAAAACACAATACTCTCAACGTAGTCAAGGGCTGCAGCTCAGGAAGAGGATAGTTCTTGGGCCATGTTTCCTGAGGCACAATACAGGGCCCTGATCCCCAAGACCACTGGTAAGCAACATCTATCACCATTCAGAGAGAAGACAAATGGCACAGGTGACCCAGCACGGCCACTCAGATGTCTTCTCCCTGGTGAGGCAGAATCCTAGATtcgcaaaataaataattgtttccaGGCATATGCACTGGGTCTTTTTGTTTAAATGTGCACATCTAGTCTGGTCTTGCTGAGAAAAACTAAGGTTTACAAAAGAAAAGGCCTGACTTCGCactttaaacaaataaagtaTGGGCAGGGATCTCAAGTCAGCACTAAGACAGCCAAGGAGTatccctctctgaccttccttcttcctttctgggACACAGTTTCTCCCACATCTATTTCAATTAGAAACTCTTCAAAGATAAGCTGATGCTGGTACTCCACCTTCCCAACTACAGATGAAGAGTAGAGGACAGAGGCTGCTAGCTCAGGGGGAGGGCAACAGCCTACAGCCCCCAGGTGATCACAGCTGCTCCACACTCTAATCACATCTGTAAAAGTCTCGTTCGGCAGAGGTCAGGTGAAAAGGCAAACGGGGACAGGGAAGGCATCTGACAAAACTTCTGGGAATAAGGGCAGAGTGTTTTCCTGCCCCCAGCTCTCCTGTGTAGCCCCCAGCACAGTGACCAGGGTGTGAGACAAGACTCAGGAGGTCACACCTCGCCAGCTATCACAAGTCACTATTCCCTTTCGCGACACCAATCCTAACACATCTTTCAGAAAGAACTGAACTCTCTAAAGTTGGCCTCCATACCCTCAACTCCCAGCCTCCTGCCAAGCACTCCTCAAGGAGTGCCAGCATGTTGGATAGAGTGTGGTAGTGGGCATGAGCATTCAGCACTACTGTCCTAATACTCTACAGAACGAAAGGCCGAGAAAAACATAAACTTGTCCACAGCCACTTAAGATAGTGACTGCCAAGGAAGGACCTAAATCTCCTGGTTCTCCATCCAGAGCTCCTTCCATCACAAGGGAGACTCCGCAagtgcctggatctcagcagagGTCGCCAGGTCAAGGCCTCTACCCTTCCTCATACCACTCTGCTAATGAATTAACAAACCTTTACTGAGGACCTTTTCTGAAGGATCTGTATTATGAAACCTCCATTCCAAGTACACTCTGGGTCACACTGCTCACTGCTGTACTCTAGATTGCCTTAGAACACTAGAACTGTCAGCCCCCTTGAAGGAAGAGGCCACTTCTTGGGTTTCTAGAACTCTCTGGCACCCAGCAAAGTCCTGAGCTCAGAGCAGTGATTCGTGTTTGCTAACAATGAGTGAAAGGTGGACTGGCTCTTGGATTTCTACCTGCTGCAAGGCACCAATTTCAGAACCTCAAAAATTTTCAAGTGTCAGGAAGAGACCAGACTGGTGGTTAAAACAGAGCTGTGCTCTTTCAGTGCCTGTGTAAATGTCCTCAGTGACAAAGGAAGCTGGAGCTCTCAGGTCTGTTTGAGTCTTACAGATTGTTAATTGAACTCCAAATCAAATTTGTCCACAAGCTGCCAGACCTGACCCATGGgagagagggggcggggcctACAATGGATCTTGAAACAATTTCCTGGCCACGGAAGCCAACTGTGTGGCTCTATCCAAGGCAGGGGCCCATAGGCACCCAGCCCTCTCCAGTAACACCCCCTAAGATTGTTCTCCACAGAAAAGCTTCATAACCTTTCACCTGTAAAAGGTTATGCTCTATGTTTTGAAAGACTATCTATCAAAATGAAGTAGACAGTAATCTCCCAGTAATCCCAGAAATAAGGAACTACTAAACAATACTTCTAACCATCATGGGGCAACAGAGATACCAGGAAAAAGAGCTTGTCACTTTAGATGAAAACTCCTAAACAAGGACCTCTGCAACCTTAGGGAGAGTATGTGATTCTGCTTTTTCAAACTGGGAAACTGACACTGCatctagcaattccattttcAGAAATAATGCTATAAAACCACTTTCATGAGTATGCAAAGGTGTATTTGTACAAGGAAGTTCATGGCAAAGttctttataataataatggacattacccaaatatccatcagtaagagaataattaaataaagatCCATTCATTCAATGGAATACTCTGAAGCTGTTGAAATGAATGAGGTAAATCCATATATACTGACAAAGAAAGATACCAGTCAATTTTATTGAATGGCTTCGTGCCAGGATCCATATCCGTGATATAGTAAGTCGTTTAAAATAGCATCTGAAGTATACATCCAATGAGGGggttaaaaaaagatacagacatatatgtagaaaaaatatCCTAGAAAGGTAAAAGAGAAACTTGATGGTGATTGCCTCTAGGGTGAagggaacagaaggaaggaaggaaggagtggaggaaggaaggaaggaaggaaggaaggaaggaaggaagataggaaggaagataggaaggaagataggaaggaagagagaaggggagggagggagaaagggagggaaggaggaaggcaagCAGGCTTTGACTTCTCACTTTACATATTTCTGTGATTTCtgcaatgctatttttttttttaagtaagctctacacccaatgtagggcttgaactcgtgaccctgaaatcaagagtcctacgctctactgactgagccagccaggtgccccagctattttttaaaatcatcactACATATTACgtttttaaagttaacaaaaatatatactgtaGAAATGTACAGACTATTATACAAATTTTGTAAAGTGCCAGAGGAATATACACCAAATTATTACAGTGTTTGTCTAAAGACACTGTGCATTATTCACTCctatgttttaactttttttttttaagtaggctccatgcccaacatgaggcttgaactccaGACCCTGACATCCCAGAGTAGCATGCACTAtagactggg from the Prionailurus viverrinus isolate Anna chromosome E2, UM_Priviv_1.0, whole genome shotgun sequence genome contains:
- the PSKH1 gene encoding serine/threonine-protein kinase H1 isoform X3; this translates as MGCGTSKVLPEPPKDVQLDLVKKVEPFSGTKSDVYKHFITEVDSVGALKAGFPAASQCANPCPGAPTAGHTEPPSEPPRRARVAKYRAKFDPRVTAKYDIKALIGRGSFSRVVRVEHRATRQPYAIKMIETKYREGREVCESELRVLRRVRHANIIQLVEVFETQERVYMVMELATGGELFDRIIAKGSFTERDATRVLQMVLDGVRYLHALGITHRDLKPENLLYYHPGTDSKIIITDFGLASARKKGDDCLMKTTCGTPEYIAPEVLVRKPYTNSVDMWALGVIAYILLSGTMPFEDDNRTRLYRQILRGKYSYSGEVSLPCLRDVGRPLGGGISCSS
- the PSKH1 gene encoding serine/threonine-protein kinase H1 isoform X1, whose amino-acid sequence is MGCGTSKVLPEPPKDVQLDLVKKVEPFSGTKSDVYKHFITEVDSVGALKAGFPAASQCANPCPGAPTAGHTEPPSEPPRRARVAKYRAKFDPRVTAKYDIKALIGRGSFSRVVRVEHRATRQPYAIKMIETKYREGREVCESELRVLRRVRHANIIQLVEVFETQERVYMVMELATGGELFDRIIAKGSFTERDATRVLQMVLDGVRYLHALGITHRDLKPENLLYYHPGTDSKIIITDFGLASARKKGDDCLMKTTCGTPEYIAPEVLVRKPYTNSVDMWALGVIAYILLSGTMPFEDDNRTRLYRQILRGKYSYSGEPWPSVSNLAKDFIDRLLTVDPGARMTALQALRHPWVVSMAASSSMKNLHRSISQNLLKRASSRCQSTKSAQSTRSSRSTRSNKSRRVRERELRELNLRYQQQYNG
- the PSKH1 gene encoding serine/threonine-protein kinase H1 isoform X2; translated protein: MGCGTSKVLPEPPKDVQLDLVKKVEPFSGTKSDVYKHFITEVDSVGALKAGFPAASQCANPCPGAPTAGHTEPPSEPPRRARVAKYRAKFDPRVTAKYDIKALIGRGSFSRVVRVEHRATRQPYAIKMIETKYREGREVCESELRVLRRVRHANIIQLVEVFETQERVYMVMELATGGELFDRIIAKGSFTERDATRVLQMVLDGVRYLHALGITHRDLKPENLLYYHPGTDSKIIITDFGLASARKKGDDCLMKTTCGTPEYIAPEVLVRKPYTNSVDMWALGVIAYILLSGTMPFEDDNRTRLYRQILRGKYSYSGEALSPKVLFPAAQPPPIPCQVLGWWILFGVEAQAPGCPGPVCLTWPRTSLIAC